A stretch of Candidatus Sphingomonas phytovorans DNA encodes these proteins:
- a CDS encoding polyhydroxyalkanoic acid system family protein codes for MNDPISVDIPHKLGLAAARARIEKGIGKLASFVPGGAVTEHRWEGDTLVFTVEAMGQRVASRLDVMETRIHATFDLPPMLRLFAGKIREKLTESGGKLLK; via the coding sequence ATGAACGATCCGATCAGCGTCGATATCCCCCACAAGCTTGGCCTCGCCGCGGCGCGCGCGCGGATCGAGAAGGGGATCGGCAAGCTTGCCTCCTTCGTGCCCGGCGGCGCGGTGACCGAGCATCGCTGGGAAGGCGACACGCTCGTCTTCACTGTGGAGGCGATGGGCCAGCGAGTCGCGAGCCGGCTGGACGTGATGGAGACCCGCATCCACGCGACCTTCGACCTGCCGCCGATGCTCCGGCTGTTCGCCGGCAAGATCCGCGAGAAGCTGACCGAGAGCGGCGGGAAGCTGCTTAAATAG